A single window of Neurospora crassa OR74A linkage group VII, whole genome shotgun sequence DNA harbors:
- a CDS encoding PH domain-containing protein: MMTARSPVGAPSPNMNFDRGHSYFPDQQQIIHEQQQQQQHPPPQQPQYYSGGPDAETASNTLANTHLMQSHHEHMATAPHLARFNEEWDAGRRGSSIVDGTRPHSTMYRTNSYAGSVNGLNGDGAASMSRSNTLKKKASLRRSGSLKRSGSRRSMKAGSVRSLALQQNSDQEGMNSAFYCPVPTAGSPTDVLANRFQAWRKILKDLIVFFKEIQTHYEHRSKSLIRLGNVLNNTSTPPGFLSDGGLDDALQVLRNYNKQAIAESNKAREIEEDVILALTGLRSDLHQKIKEIKNLSGDFKNSVDKEMEATRRAVNSLQEVLGKTELDPALTTGKEDPYLLRLAVDRQLERQIDEENYLHQAYLNLENSGRELESIVVGEIQKSYNAYAGILKRESDVAYSAIEELRIGPVSMPKDTEWNSFIRKDDQFVDPDVPMRSAEFIHYPGRDHHACQEIRAGLLERKSKYLKSYSAGWYVLSPTHLHEFKSADKGQGPVMSLYLPEQKLGSHSTEGSSSNKFILKGRQTGTMHRGHTWVFRAESHDTMMAWYEDIKMLTERTPEERTNFLRGHGRSYSRSSQRSSISSDGVNDDEEPPFSANVAYVNQPLRQDALPRRPSGGRFPSDLQVNAQKRLQVPVSPLSVSSGNDENGIVDATAATTTLPDSATEKHDRTRKPTPPDCEGPTLTVHQGDYTYANPNRNQVHGVHNEIDGQPLSMHHTVGNQGDGVILREYGEQTDGCQISPDMTLLARQDHDADEQNVRHGQRGVASDIRDIPASMGALQAVSPLGDKRGMHNDIASASAQHPSHTMPRTVMVGQMDSNSGGDVFQDRTRPTIGGMRNDSVPTISHLHIPGEYPKSSS, encoded by the exons ATGATGACCGCTAGATCTCCAGTCGGGGCCCCCTCCCCCAACATGAACTTTGATCGCGGACACAGCTACTTTCCCGACCAGCAGCAAATTATCCAtgaacagcagcagcagcagcagcacccaccaccacaacaaccacagtACTATTCCGGTGGCCCTGATGCCGAGACCGCGTCAAACACCCTGGCCAATACTCACCTGATGCAATCTCATCATGAACACATGGCCACTGCTCCTCACTTAGCCAGATTCAACGAGGAGTGGGATGCCGGTCGACGAGGAAGCTCGATCGTCGACGGCACGCGACCTCACAGCACCATGTACCGAACGAACTCGTACGCCGGTTCTGTGAATGGCCTTAACGGGGATGGGGCCGCTTCCATGTCCCGCAGCAACACTCTCAAGAAAAAAGCGTCTCTTAGACGTAGTGGGAGCCTCAAACGGAGCGGCAGTCGTCGCAGCATGAAAGCGGGGAGTGTTCGGAGTTTGGCACTTCAACAGAACTCCGACCAAGAAGGAATGAACAGTGCCTTTTACTGCCCGGTTCCGACGGCAGGCAGTCCCACCGACGTCCTTGCCAACCGTTTTCAAG CATGGCGAAAGATTCTCAAAGACCTTATTGTCTTTTTCAAGGAGATCCAGACACACTATGAGCACCGTTCCAAATCGCTCATTAGATTGGGGAATGTACTGAATAATACGTCGACTCCCCCAGGATTTCTTTCAGATGGTGGGCTAGACGATGCCCTCCAGGTTCTGCGAAATTACAACAAGCAAGCCATTGCCGAGTCCAATAAAGCACGCGAGATTGAAGAGGATGTTATCCTAGCACTCACGGGTTTACGGAGTGACCTACATCAGAAGATCAAGGAAATCAAAAATCTCTCTGGCGATTTCAAGAACTCCGTTGACAAGGAAATGGAGGCCACTCGAAGAGCTGTGAATAGTCTTCAGGAAGTTCTTGGCAAGACCGAACTCGACCCAGCTCTGACAACAGGCAAAGAAGATCCATATCTGTTACGACTAGCGGTGGATCGCCAGCTGGAAAGGCAAATTGACGAGGAAAACTATCTGCATCAG GCTTACCTGAACCTTGAGAATTCGGGACGGGAGCTCGAGTCCATTGTCGTTGGCGAGATACAAAAATCTTACAACGCTTATGCTGGTATTCTCAAGAGAGAGTCGGATGTTGCTTACAGTGCTATTGAAGAGCTTCGAATTGGCCCAGTTTCCATGCCCAAAGATACCGAATGGAACTCCTTCATTCGAAAAGATGATCAGTTCGTGGATCCGGACGTGCCCATGCGATCGGCTGAGTTCATTCACTATCCGGGCCGTGACCATCACGCTTGTCAGGAAATCCGAGCGGGTCTTTTGGAGCGCAAAAGCAAATATTTGAAAAGCTATTCGGCAGGATG GTACGTACTATCGCCTACCCACCTACACGAGTTCAAGTCTGCCGATAAGGGACAAGGGCCGGTCATGTCGCTCTACCTTCCGGAGCAAAAGCTTGGGTCTCATTCTACCGAGGGCAGTTCGTCCAACAAGTTCATCCTTAAAGGACGCCAAACCGGAACAATGCACCGTGGCCATACGTGGGTATTCCGCGCCGAAAGCCATGATACGATGATGGCATGGTATGAGGACATCAAAATGCTCACTGAGCGGACCCCGGAAGAACGCACCAATTTCCTTCGCGGCCATGGAAGAAGCTACAGCAGGTCCTCTCAGCGGTCTTCCATTAGTAGCGATGGAGTcaatgacgacgaggagCCTCCCTTTTCTGCAAACGTGGCATATGTCAACCAGCCGCTGAGGCAAGACGCTCTGCCGCGACGTCCTTCAGGTGGGCGATTCCCATCTGATCTCCAGGTAAATGCACAAAAACGCTTACAGGTTCCCGTTTCCCCGCTTAGTGTGAGTTCCGGAAACGACGAGAACGGCATTGTCGATGCCACCGCGGCTACCACCACATTGCCAGACAGCGCCACAGAGAAACACGATAGAACACGGAAACCAACTCCACCGGATTGCGAGGGGCCCACTCTTACAGTACATCAGGGCGATTACACTTATGCCAACCCAAACCGGAATCAAGTTCATGGCGTGCACAACGAAATTGACGGCCAACCCCTGTCGATGCATCATACTGTTGGAAACCAAGGCGATGGTGTCATTCTCCGGGAATATGGCGAACAGACTGATGGTTGTCAAATCAGTCCCGATATGACATTACTTGCTAGACAGGACCACGATGCGGACGAGCAAAACGTTCGTCACGGCCAGCGAGGGGTAGCTTCTGATATCAGAGATATCCCAGCCTCCATGGGTGCCCTACAAGCAGTGTCCCCATTGGGGGATAAGAGAGGCATGCACAACGATATCGCATCTGCGAGTGCTCAACATCCCAGCCATACAATGCCAAGAACAGTTATGGTCGGGCAGATGGACAGTAACAGTGGTGGTGACGTTTTCCAGGATCGAACACGCCCAACTATCGGAGGAATGCGCAATGACAGCGTTCCAACCATATCCCACCTTCATATTCCTGGTGAATATCCGAAGAGCTCTTCGTAG
- a CDS encoding PH domain-containing protein, variant — protein sequence MMTARSPVGAPSPNMNFDRGHSYFPDQQQIIHEQQQQQQHPPPQQPQYYSGGPDAETASNTLANTHLMQSHHEHMATAPHLARFNEEWDAGRRGSSIVDGTRPHSTMYRTNSYAGSVNGLNGDGAASMSRSNTLKKKASLRRSGSLKRSGSRRSMKAGSVRSLALQQNSDQEGMNSAFYCPVPTAGSPTDVLANRFQAWRKILKDLIVFFKEIQTHYEHRSKSLIRLGNVLNNTSTPPGFLSDGGLDDALQVLRNYNKQAIAESNKAREIEEDVILALTGLRSDLHQKIKEIKNLSGDFKNSVDKEMEATRRAVNSLQEVLGKTELDPALTTGKEDPYLLRLAVDRQLERQIDEENYLHQAYLNLENSGRELESIVVGEIQKSYNAYAGILKRESDVAYSAIEELRIGPVSMPKDTEWNSFIRKDDQFVDPDVPMRSAEFIHYPGRDHHACQEIRAGLLERKSKYLKSYSAGWYVLSPTHLHEFKSADKGQGPVMSLYLPEQKLGSHSTEGSSSNKFILKGRQTGTMHRGHTWVFRAESHDTMMAWYEDIKMLTERTPEERTNFLRGHGRSYSRSSQRSSISSDGVNDDEEPPFSANVAYVNQPLRQDALPRRPSV from the exons ATGATGACCGCTAGATCTCCAGTCGGGGCCCCCTCCCCCAACATGAACTTTGATCGCGGACACAGCTACTTTCCCGACCAGCAGCAAATTATCCAtgaacagcagcagcagcagcagcacccaccaccacaacaaccacagtACTATTCCGGTGGCCCTGATGCCGAGACCGCGTCAAACACCCTGGCCAATACTCACCTGATGCAATCTCATCATGAACACATGGCCACTGCTCCTCACTTAGCCAGATTCAACGAGGAGTGGGATGCCGGTCGACGAGGAAGCTCGATCGTCGACGGCACGCGACCTCACAGCACCATGTACCGAACGAACTCGTACGCCGGTTCTGTGAATGGCCTTAACGGGGATGGGGCCGCTTCCATGTCCCGCAGCAACACTCTCAAGAAAAAAGCGTCTCTTAGACGTAGTGGGAGCCTCAAACGGAGCGGCAGTCGTCGCAGCATGAAAGCGGGGAGTGTTCGGAGTTTGGCACTTCAACAGAACTCCGACCAAGAAGGAATGAACAGTGCCTTTTACTGCCCGGTTCCGACGGCAGGCAGTCCCACCGACGTCCTTGCCAACCGTTTTCAAG CATGGCGAAAGATTCTCAAAGACCTTATTGTCTTTTTCAAGGAGATCCAGACACACTATGAGCACCGTTCCAAATCGCTCATTAGATTGGGGAATGTACTGAATAATACGTCGACTCCCCCAGGATTTCTTTCAGATGGTGGGCTAGACGATGCCCTCCAGGTTCTGCGAAATTACAACAAGCAAGCCATTGCCGAGTCCAATAAAGCACGCGAGATTGAAGAGGATGTTATCCTAGCACTCACGGGTTTACGGAGTGACCTACATCAGAAGATCAAGGAAATCAAAAATCTCTCTGGCGATTTCAAGAACTCCGTTGACAAGGAAATGGAGGCCACTCGAAGAGCTGTGAATAGTCTTCAGGAAGTTCTTGGCAAGACCGAACTCGACCCAGCTCTGACAACAGGCAAAGAAGATCCATATCTGTTACGACTAGCGGTGGATCGCCAGCTGGAAAGGCAAATTGACGAGGAAAACTATCTGCATCAG GCTTACCTGAACCTTGAGAATTCGGGACGGGAGCTCGAGTCCATTGTCGTTGGCGAGATACAAAAATCTTACAACGCTTATGCTGGTATTCTCAAGAGAGAGTCGGATGTTGCTTACAGTGCTATTGAAGAGCTTCGAATTGGCCCAGTTTCCATGCCCAAAGATACCGAATGGAACTCCTTCATTCGAAAAGATGATCAGTTCGTGGATCCGGACGTGCCCATGCGATCGGCTGAGTTCATTCACTATCCGGGCCGTGACCATCACGCTTGTCAGGAAATCCGAGCGGGTCTTTTGGAGCGCAAAAGCAAATATTTGAAAAGCTATTCGGCAGGATG GTACGTACTATCGCCTACCCACCTACACGAGTTCAAGTCTGCCGATAAGGGACAAGGGCCGGTCATGTCGCTCTACCTTCCGGAGCAAAAGCTTGGGTCTCATTCTACCGAGGGCAGTTCGTCCAACAAGTTCATCCTTAAAGGACGCCAAACCGGAACAATGCACCGTGGCCATACGTGGGTATTCCGCGCCGAAAGCCATGATACGATGATGGCATGGTATGAGGACATCAAAATGCTCACTGAGCGGACCCCGGAAGAACGCACCAATTTCCTTCGCGGCCATGGAAGAAGCTACAGCAGGTCCTCTCAGCGGTCTTCCATTAGTAGCGATGGAGTcaatgacgacgaggagCCTCCCTTTTCTGCAAACGTGGCATATGTCAACCAGCCGCTGAGGCAAGACGCTCTGCCGCGACGTCCTTCAG TGTGA
- a CDS encoding DnaJ and TPR domain-containing protein, whose product MLIRLSALAVAAASIVNGLSPADIPSDLPLSNLLASAQSHLSKGETSDALVYYDAAIARDPSNYLTFFKRATTYLSLGRTSQATDDFNKVLALKPGFEGAHIQLGKLKARSADWDAAREHYEKAKKVNELVALEGAADAAGLAEKAAASGDWEECVTQAGAAIMVANRAVALRQLRSKCLFERGDLEMGMSDLQHILQMKPGDTTPHLKISAISFYALGDLPGGLAAIRKCLHSDPDSKVCAALLKEEKMTDKLVQKAIKALDKKQPMTAVKNLIPNREGEGLIQEVKNQVEKLRADGTIPKSAGNVLVGQLVELACQAYFESNSKKASTYCVESLAINPTALYALLYQSQVQMAAEEYDAAIATLQKALEEHPAKSDVINPLIQKAQIALKRSKTKDYYKVLGVSHDADERQIKSAYRKLSKIHHPDKAAKQGLTKEAAEKKMAQINEAYEVLSDPELRARFDRGDDPNSHEGQQGGQPFGGHGGNQYMFQQGGPGGGFRFQYGSGGFPGGFPFGG is encoded by the exons ATGCTGATCCGGCTATCAGCCCTTGCCGTTGCGGCCGCTTCCATTGTGAACGGCCTTTCTCCGGCCGACATACCCTCCGATCTGCCACTTTCCAACCTCCTCGCCTCGGCGCAAAGCCATCTCTCAAAAGGGGAGACCAGTGATGCGCTCGTCTACTATGATGCTGCCATTGCTCGCGACCCCTCCAACTATCTGACCTTCTTCAAGCGTGCTACCACCTACCTTTCGCTTGGCCGTACCTCGCAAGCGACCGATGACTTCAACAAGGTGCTCGCGCTCAAACCTGGTTTCGAAGGTGCCCACATCCAGCTGGGCAAGTTGAAGGCACGCAGCGCCGACTGGGACGCCGCGAGGGAGCACTACGAGAAGGCAAAGAAAGTGAACGAACTAGTTGCGCTGGAGGGTGCCGCTGATGCTGCCGGCCTTGCCGAGAAGGCAGCAGCCAGCGGGGACTGGGAGGAATGTGTTACGCAAGCCGGAGCCGCCATCATGGTTGCGAACCGGGCTGTTGCGCTGCGCCAGTTACGTTCCAAGTGTTTATTCGAGCGAGGTGACTTGGAGATGGGCATGAGCGACCTACAACACATATTGCAGATGAAGCCTGGCGACACAACCCCGCATCTCAAAATCTCGGCCATATCCTTCTACGCCCTCGGCGATCTCCCAGGGGGGCTGGCAGCAATCAGGAAATGTCTACATTCGGATCCAGACAGCAAGGTATGCGCAGCATTGctgaaggaagagaagatgaCGGACAAGCTGGTCCAGAAAGCGATCAAGGCGTTGGACAAGAAACAACCAATGACGGCCGTAAAGAACCTGATCCCTAAtcgagaaggggaaggcctCATTCAGGAGGTCAAGAACCAAGTTGAGAAGCTTCGGGCGGACGGGACGATTCCAAAGTCTGCGGGTAATGTGTTGGTAGGACAACTAGTAGAATTAGCGTGTCAGGCATACTTTGAA TCAAACAGCAAAAAAGCCTCCACCTACTGCGTCGAGTCGCTAGCTATCAATCCCACTGCCCTCTATGCCCTCCTGTACCAATCGCAAGTTCAGATGGCGGCAGAAGAGTACGACGCCGCCATCGCTACCCTTCAAAAGGCCCTAGAGGAACACCCTGCCAAATCAGACGTCATTAACCCCCTCATTCAGAAGGCGCAGATTGCACTCAAACGCTCCAAGACGAAGGACTACTATAAGGTATTGGGCGTCTCCCACGATGCGGATGAGAGACAGATCAAGTCTGCCTACCGCAAGCTTTCCAAGATTCACCACCCAGACAAGGCAGCCAAACAAGGTTTGACCAAGGAGgcggccgagaagaagatggctcAGATCAACGAGGCGTACGAGGTACTGAGCGACCCCGAATTACGGGCACGGTTCGACAGAGGCGACGACCCAAATTCGCACGAGGGACAACAGGGAGGACAGCCCTTCGGCGGGCATGGTGGTAACCAGTACATGTTTCAGCAGGGCGGACCGGGAGGCGGATTCCGATTTCAGTACGGGAGTGGAGGGTTTCCTGGAGGGTTTCCGTTTGGTGGCTAA
- a CDS encoding mitoferrin-1 produces the protein MTQPNAIDEEDYDYESLPPNFSLIQNMAAGAFAGIAEHCAMYPIDAVKTRMQIVNSNPSAVYHGVIQSTYRIASTEGIFSLWRGMSSVIAGAGPAHAVYFATYEAVKHLMGGNKVGEHHFLAAATSGACATIASDALMNPFDVIKQRMQIQNSAKMYRSMLDCAKYVYRNEGLGAFYVSYPTTLSMTVPFTALQFLAYESISTSMNPTKKYDPATHCLAGAVAGGFAAALTTPMDVIKTMLQTRGAAQDAEVRAVNGFVAGCKLLYRREGVKGFFKGLKPRVLTTMPSTAICWSAYEASKAYFIHQNSQS, from the exons ATGACCCAGCCAAACGCTATCGATGAGGAGGATTACGA CTATGAGTCGCTCCCGCCCAACTTCTCGCTCATCCAGAATATGGCCGCCGGCGCCTTTGCTGGCATCGCCGAGCACTGCGCCA TGTATCCCATCGATGCTGTTAAG ACCCGTATGCAAATTGTGAACTCGAACCCTTCCGCGGTCTATCATGGCGTCATCCAGAGCACCTATCGAATTGCTTCGACCGAGGGCATCTTCAGCTTGTGGCGCGGCATGTCCAGCGTCATTGCCGGAGCCG GCCCTGCGCACGCCGTTTACTTTGCGACTTACGAAGCGGTCAAGCACTTGATGGGCGGTAACAAGGTTGGCGAGCATCATTTCCTCGCTGCTGCCACTAGCGGTGCTTGCGCGACCATCGCCAGTGATGCCCTGATGAACCCCTTCGATG TGATCAAGCAGCGCATGCAGATCCAGAACTCCGCCAAGATGTATCGCTCCATGCTCGACTGCGCCAAGTATGTTTACCGGAACGAGGGTCTCGGGGCTTTCTACGTCTCGTACCCCACCACGCTGTCGATGACCGTCCCTTTCACCGCGCTTCAGTTCCTAGCCTATGAGTCGATATCAACCTCGATGAACCCCACCAAGAAGTACGACCCAGCGACACACTGCCTTGCTGGCGCCGTAGCTGGCGGCTTCGCAGCCGCGCTTACGACGCCTATGGATGTGATTAAGACCATGCTGCAGACCAGAGGCGCGGCTCAGGACGCTGAGGTCAGAGCCGTGAACGGCTTTGTGGCGGGGTGTAAGCTGCTGTACAGGAGAGAGGGTGTCAAAGGCTTCTTCAAGGGCTTGAAGCCCAGAGTGTTGACCACCATGCCGAGCACGGCCATCTGCTGGTCGGCATATGAGGCGTCTAA GGCCTACTTCATTCACCAAAACAGCCAGTCATGA
- a CDS encoding ATG9 protein, with amino-acid sequence MADGVIARLMSGGRGARSFYEELRGRDNVSDVDDRAGLLDEENLNQHFNDYDLENAEGLRLEDSRATVDGRIPRGRAQLSGRPPRPAATTHWGTSHDDDGDNDVPASLLVERYDRGAAPLGSPGKPRSQHAGSRAHPAPGLSKGRTHQQRPHIDQELQPPLHSDAAPSSLLAGAITGNAKKMAEWRWANITNLDSFMQDVYSYYRGSGMWCIVVERVLHLIKVAFVAFLLTFLSQCVDFKKIPSNQKLSQVLVPQCTRNMSGLWNIGLWLFAFYFMWKSIQYILDLRRLTHVRDFYIHLLNIPDEDMQTITWQEVVARIMVLRDQNVRTTRTITPQNQRWVLGSQSKERLDASDIANRLMRRENYMIAMINKDILDLTIPLPILRNRQLLSQTLEWTLMFSILDFVFDPKGQVHQEFLRSDRRGILSAKLRSRFIFAGVMILILSPFVAGYLIIVYFLEYYNEIQKNPSILSARSYTPLAEWKFREFNELPHLFKRRLDMSHPFASHYIDQFPKAKTSMVAKTVSFIAGSIATVLALISVFDPEMFLGFEITHDRTVLFYTAVFGAIWSVARGSVSEDNAVFDPEYALGNVVEYTHYQPEHWKDRWHSADVKAEFEELYKLKLVIFIEEILSILTTPFVLFFSLPKSADQIIDFFREFTIHVDGLGYVCYFAEFDFKKGSKSQAPAATAGEGDVRDDYYSTKHGKMEASMYGFINNYARNPKHLPPAMRQQFHLPPVFPGITSPTLAGDLAASRMGRSQRGRSKGPLPSRTPRPGAVMAEPSPMASILLDPRHQPIFPNNMSFVNTGHQFRGGNQGDGHMMGGGSMEEDVKGAARHGQQTHDDESEDSRAGLDESAWQVSPTKDLSRENSGRGLDSVVGEEAGNGAGVVHMLYQFNQAHLNRRLGGVR; translated from the exons ATGGCTGACGGGGTCATTGCCAGGCTCATGTCAGGTGGTCGTGGCGCGCGCTCTTTCTACGAAGAGTTACGTGGCCGCGACAATGTCTCTGATGTTGACGATCGTGCTGGGCTCTTGGATGAAGAAAATCTCAACCAGCATTTTAATGACTACGATCTTGAAAATGCAGAAGGCCTAAGACTTGAGGACAGTAGGGCCACTGTCGACGGCCGGATCCCACGAGGCCGAGCCCAACTTTCCGGCCGTCCACCACGTCCAGCTGCTACCACACATTGGGGTACCAGCCACGATGACGACGGTGACAATGACGTACCCGCCTCCCTGCTTGTTGAACGTTATGATAGGGGAGCTGCTCCCTTGGGCTCGCCGGGGAAGCCGAGAAGTCAGCATGCAGGATCGCGTGCACATCCTGCTCCAGGGCTGTCCAAGGGCCGTACGCATCAACAAAGGCCACATATCGACCAAGAACTTCAGCCCCCGCTGCATAGCGATGCCGCGCCTAGCTCCCTTCTGGCTGGTGCTATAACAGGCAACGCTAAGAAGATGGCGGAATGGAGATGGGCTAATATCACTAATCTTGACAGCTTCATGCAAGACGTTTACAGCTACTACCGGGGGAGTGGAATGTGGTGTATTGTGGTTGAAAGGGTGCTTCACTTGAT caaagtCGCCTTTGTAGCTTTCCTCTTGACATTTCTCTCCCAATGCGTTGACTTTAAGAAGATTCCGAGTAACCAGAAGCTATCTCAAGTCCTCGTTCCTCAGTGTACTCGGAATATGTCCGGGTTATGGAACATCGGTCTGTGGCTCTTTGCCTTCTATTTCATGTGGAAATCAATACAGTACATCCTTGATTTGCGCCGGCTGACGCATGTTCGGGATTTTTACATCCATCTGCTCAACATTCCCGATGAAGATATGCAGACCATCACATGGCAGGAGGTTGTAGCCAGGATAATGGTACTCCGGGATCAGAATGTAAGGACGACTAGGACCATAACACCGCAAAATCAGCGCTGGGTCCTTGGTAGCCAATCCAAGGAGAGGCTGGACGCTTCCGACATTGCGAATCGACTGATGAGACGAGAGAACTATATGATCGCCATgataaataaggatatactCGACTTGACGATCCCTCTGCCGATTCTTCGCAACCGTCAGCTTCTTTCACAGACGCTCGAATGGACTCTGATGTTCAGCATTCTCGACTTTGTCTTCGACCCCAAGGGTCAAGTACATCAGGAATTTCTCAGGTCCGATCGCCGGGGCATTCTCAGCGCCAAACTTCGGAGCCGGTTCATCTTCGCCGGCGTTATGATTCTCATACTGTCGCCTTTCGTGGCAGGGTACCTTATCATCGTGTATTTTTTGGAATATTACAAT GAAATCCAAAAGAACCCGTCGATATTGTCCGCGCGAAGCTACACACCTCTTGCGGAATGGAAGTTTAGAGAGTTCAACGAGCTTCCTCATCTGTTTAAGAGACGATTGGACATGTCTCACCCCTTTGCCAGCCATTACATTGATCAGTTTCCCAAAGCCAAGACGTCCATGGTGGCCAAGACTGTGTCATTCATAGCCGGCTCGATTGCTACGGTCCTCGCTTTAATTTCGGTTTTCGACCCCGAAATGTTCCTCGGCTTCGAAATCACGCACGATCGCACCGTGCTTTTCTATACGGCTGTGTTTGGAGCTATATGGAGTGTAGCTCGCGGGAGTGTGTCCGAAGATAACGCGGTATTCGATCCTGAGTATGCGCTTGGCAATGTGGTGGAATATACGCATTACCAGCCGGAGCACTGGAAAGACCGGTGGCATAGCGCTGACGTGAAGGCTGAGTTCGAGGAGCTTTACAAGTTGAAACTGGTTATCTTCATCGAAGAAATTCTCAGCATCTTGACAACTCCCTTTGTCCTATTTTTCAGCCTTCCCAAGTCAGCTGATCAGATCATTGACTTCTTCCGTGAATTTACGATTCACGTGGACGGTCTTGGCTACGTGTGCTACTTCGCCGAGTTTGACTTTAAAAAAGGCTCCAAAAGTCAAGCGCCAGCGGCGACCGCAGGCGAAGGAGATGTACGAGATGACTATTACTCTACAAAGCATGGCAAGATGGAGGCGTCCATGTATGGTTTTATCAACAACTATGCTCGAAACCCAAAACATCTCCCGCCTGCGATGCGCCAGCAATTTCACTTGCCGCCGGTCTTCCCCGGCATAACTTCGCCAACGTTGGCAGGTGATTTGGCAGCTTCACGTATGGGCCGCAGCCAGCGAGGAAGGAGTAAAGGTCCCCTCCCTTCGCGTACGCCGCGGCCTGGGGCGGTAATGGCAGAGCCTTCGCCTATGGCGTCCATCCTCCTGGATCCGCGCCATCAGCCAATTTTCCCTAACAACATGAGCTTTGTCAACACGGGACACCAGTTCCGTGGGGGTAATCAGGGCGATGGTCACATGATGGGAGGAGGAtcgatggaggaggatgttaAAGGTGCTGCACGCCACGGTCAGCAAACGCACGACGACGAGTCGGAAGACAGCAGGGCAGGACTGGATGAATCAGCATGGCAGGTATCGCCAACCAAAGATTTGAGCAGAGAAAACAGCGGGCGGGGCCTGGACTCGGTTGTCGGTGAAGAAGCGGGAAATGGAGCTGGGGTGGTACACATGCTCTATCAGTTCAACCAGGCGCATCTGAATAGAAGGCTTGGTGGTGTGAGATGA